ttcatgtgacaacactgaagaaatgacactttgctacaatgtaaagtagtgagtgtacagcttgtataacagtgtaaatttgctgtcccctcaaaataactcaacacacagccattaatgtctaaaccgctggcaacaaaagtgcgtacacccctaagtgaaaatgtccaaattgggcccaattagccattttccctccccggtgtcatgtgactcgttagtgttacaaggtctcacgtgtgttaaatttggtgtcatcgctctcacactccctcatactgactggtcactggaagttcaacatggcacctcatggcaaagaactctctgaggatctgaaaaaaataattgttgctctacataaagttGGCCTgtgctataagaagattgccaagagcctgaaactgagctgcagcacggtggccaagaccatacagcggtttaactggacaggttccactcagaacaagcctcgccatggtcgagcaaagaagttgagtgcacgtgctcagcgtcatacccagaggttgtctttgggaaatagatgtatgagtgctgccagcattgctgcagaggttgaaggggtgggggggtcagcctgtcagtgctcaggccatacgccgtacactgcatcaaattggtctgcatggctgtcgtcccagaaggaagcctcttctaaagatgatgcacaagaaagcccgcaaacagtttgctgaagacaagcagactgaggacatggattactggaaccatgtcctgtagtctgatgagaccaagataaacttatttggttcagatggtgtcaagcgtgtgtggcggcaaccagatgaggagtacaaagacaagtgtgtcttgcctacagtcaagcacgGTGGTGGGAGTgttatggtctggggctgcatgagtgctgccggcactggggagctacagttcattgagggaaccatgaatgccaacatgtactgtgacatactgaagcagagcatgatcccctcccttcggagactgggccgcagggcactattccaacatgataacgaccccaaacacacctccaagatgaccactgccttgctaaagaagctgagggtaaaggtgatgcactggccaagcatgtctccagacctaaaccctattgagcatctgtggggcatcctcaaacggaaggtggaggagtacAAGGTCTCTAAAATCCACtagctccgtgatgtcgtcatggaggagtggaagaggactccagtggcaacctgtgaagctctggtgaactccatgcccaagacggttaaggcagtgctggaaaatgatggtggccacacaaaatattgacactttgggcccaatttggacattttcacttaggggtgtactcacttttgttgccagcggtttagactttaatggctgtgtgttgagttattttgaggggacggcaaatgtacactgttatacaagctgtacactcactactttacattgtagcaaagtgtcatttcttcagtgttgtcatatgaaaagatatactcaaatacaaaaatgtgaggggtgtactcacttttgtgatatactgtacatccTCACTGCAGCCATCTCCAGTGTCATAGTGTTATAATGCAATATAAGGAATGTCATAGTGAGTTCGGAAGTATCATAATGCAACATAGTACATGTGATACATACATCCTCACTGTCCGGTGGGTTTCCTTCACCAGGTACTGGCACTGCAGCCATCTCAAGTGTCTGGACATCCACTAGGCCCGCCTGGGCTGTGGGCTGAGCATCAGTATTCTGTAGGAAAAGAAAGATGAGTATAAGTGAAAATATTATTAAACTGTAATATTATTCATGTGAAAATTAAGAAAATAACACACCTAGAGTAAAAAAAAGACAGGCATAACTAAGACCAAAAGGAAGAGAGTGGAAATATGGTTACTTTAGCTTCATAGCCAAACAGGGCACCAGGGAGAATCCTTCGGATTTGGAATGTCTAccagagaaacaaacagacagacacataagAACACACGCCCTATGAAGAGGCCCTATGTAGATGATGTACTTAAATAGGatgatagtgttatagtgtagtactttgtgacaactgctgatgtaaaaatggctttattaactgggtggttcgagccctgaatgttgattggctgacagccatggtatatcagaccgcataccacgggtatgacaaaacatgtattttttactgctctaattatgttggtgaccagtttataatagcaatatgtttgtggtatatggccaatataccatggctaaagcCTGTATCGAGGCACTCCGTTTTGCGTAAGCATAAGAAcggcccttagccatggtatattggccatataccacaatccctctggccttattgcttaattttaaaatacatttgattgtatAATATAATAGTATGATTAAATAAAAGAGCGACATGCCCCAGTCCTTTTCTTATTTTCTTGTGGTGGTGGAGGTCCACTTTTCACTGAAGAAGTTGCTTCGTTGTCTGTGTACCACACGGTCTGTGACAAGGGATGGAGCAAGTTGTTATTTTAGCTAACCCTGTGCCGGAAATAtgcaattgcattttattttgCAGGTCGGGACATCACAGACGCGCTGTCGTACCTGATTCTCCGCAGGGCTGAAGACGCTGGTGTCACTCAGACTGTCAGAACTGGAGGATGAATCGCTGTATGACGGCTGAGTCTCCTGAaatggagaggaagggagtgtgaggaagagagggggagtatTTAAATAATTTGCCATTTTGCATATAGTGACATTCTACCAGGTTTCACAAACCTCTCCTTCGAGTACCCCGCAGCCAGTCCTCGTCTTCGATGAGCTCCagaacagctgattcaaatgtcctaatcatcaagcccttcaTTTGTTGAATCAGCAGTGCTAGTTCTGGAATAGATCAAATAACTGGACTGGCTGGGGTTACTCCAGAACCGGTTTGGGAAACTCTGGTCTAAACTATCGGAACTTCCTTTGCATCACGACAAGGGTGTGTAGGCTACCTGGGTCAGTGCTGTAGATTTGAATGGGTTGACTTTCTGCATCATTCCCTTGAACATCCCAGGgttctgaagaaaaaaaaacaggtgAACACAGAAATCACTTAGTAGTGATAATAAAATGTTCCTCTATTAGCACGGTTCTATTTCTATACTAAGAATGTGTATGCCTCAGCACCTGGGATAAACAGGTTTACCTGTTTGCCTGCAGAACTGTTACTCTCAGCCAGACTACCAGAACTGGAGGAAAGATCActgtgtatagactgggtgtccTGAAAAGAAGGCAGAGAGAAAATAGTCCATTTGAATATTTAGCACAACTTTGCAACATGATACAGGTTGATCATAATCACCACCACGGCTACCTGAATCGGTGTTGTAGATTTGAAAGGGTTGGCTTTTTGCATCATTCCCATAAACATTCCAGGATTCTGCTGCTGCAACACACAAGGTTGAACACATGGCACACAAATCTTCTGTATGACAGCAGAAGAAAAAAACGTCTTTATGAGTACATCTTATTTATGCCTCATGAACACGTTTACCGGTTTGCTTTCTGGCAGCTTTTCTGTGGTATGGTGATCCACACAGTCGGTTAGAGGGTCATCCTTTATCACCTAAAATACACACAAATGGATACCAAATGTAAAACATAGTCTTGAATAGGAAAGGACTTGTGTTCTGATAACCTTGTACATGTGCAGTTTACACTAGGGGACATTTTATGGATAGGTCTAaatggtacagttgaagttggaagtttacatgcagtaaggttggagtcattaaaactcgtttttcaaccactccacaaatgtctttgttaacaaactattgttttggcaagtcggttaggacaagtcatttttccaacaactgtttacagacaaattatttcactaataattcactgtgtcacaagtccagtgggtcagaagtttacatacactaagttgactgtgccttttaacagcttggaaaattccagaaaattatgtcatggctttagaagcttctgataggctaatcgaCAACATTTAagtccattggaggtgtacctgtggatgtacttcaaggccaaccttcaaactcagtgcctctttgcttgacatcatgggaaaaataaaaaaatatctgccAATCAGCCCATAatttgtagatctccacaagtccggtttatccttgggagcaatttccaaatgcctgaagctaccatgttcatctgtacaaacaattgtttgcaagtataaacaccatgggaccacgcagccgtcataccgttcaggaaggagacgaattctgtttcctagagatgaacatactttggtgcgaaaagtgcaaatcaatcccagaacaacagcaaaggaccttgtgaagatgctggaggaaacaggtacaaaattctttatatccacagtaaaatgagtcctatatcgacataacctgaaaggccgctcagcaaggaagaagccaccgctccaaaaccgccataaaaaagccagactaatgtttgtaactgcacatggggacaaagatcgtactttttggagaaatgtcctctggtctgatgaaacaaaaataaaactgtttgccataatgaccatcgttatgtttgggaaaaaaagggggaggcttgcaagacgaagaacaccatcccaaccgtgaagcacgggggtggcagcatcatgttgtgggggtgctttgctgcaggagggactggtacacttcacaaaatagatggcaccatgaggcaggacaattatgtggatatactgaagcaacatctcaagacatcagttaaagcttggtcgcaaatggttcttccaaatggacaatgaccccaagcatacttccaaagttgtggcaaaatggcttaaggacaacaaagtcaaggtattggaagtggccatcacaacaccctgacctcaatcctatagaacatttgtgggcagaactgaaaaagcgtgtgcgagcaaggaggccaacaaacctgactcagttacaccagctctgtcaggaggaatgggccaaaattcacccaacttatgtgggaagcttgtggaaggttacccgaaacgtttgacccaagttaaacaatttaaaggcaatgctaccaaatactaattgagtgtatgtaaacttctgacccactggcaatgtgatgaaagaaatattctgacatttcacattcttaaaataaaatggtgatcctaactgatcctaaggaatttttactaggattaaatgtcaggaattgtgaaaaactgagtttaaatgtgtttggctaaggtgtatgtaaacttccgacttcaactgtatatactaacttttttgactcatcacatatgctggtGCTATTATTTGCTATCTGTCACTTtgttcctagttatatgtacatatctacctcaattatctcactcccctgtacattgactcggtactggatACCCTGtgtatatcgttactcattgtgtatctattattcggtgttttacttttctattatgtctctattttctttctctctgcattgttgggaagggcccctaagttagcatttcactgttaagtcaacacctgttgtttatgaagcacgtgacatacacatatatatatatattttatttttattttgtatatatgCTGtattgtacctgtcttcctgtagaAGCCAGACTGTCAGCACTGGAAGACAGATTGCTGTGTATGGCCTGAGTATCCTGAAAacgaggagagaaatggagaaatgAGGAAAACGGTGAGTTAGAGTATTTGGCACAGCTTGGAATTTTACATAACCAAAAGCATCTGTCCAAAACTGTTTCATCGCAATATGATACAgcattatcatcatcaccatcatcgaCATAAGTACCTGATTCTGTGCTGTAGACTTGAATGGGTTGACTTTCTGCATCATTCCCGTGAACATTCCAGGGTTCTGCAAAAGCAAACCGCATGACATACAAATCCCTTTCAGGATGATCCGCTCTTAAAGTTCCTCAACTCATTATTATACTGAACATGGATAAACATCTTTACCTGCTTGGCTTCAGGTAGCTTCGCTGTCACTTGGTGATCTACAGTGTCTGTCGAAGGGTCCTCCTTTctcacctgaaacacacacaaatagataATGAATGTACAGAATAGTCTTCAATAGGCCTTGGTGTGTAACTTGGCAGACTACATGGTAGGACATTATTTTGACATGGGCTGTACTTGTCTTTCTGTTGTGGTGTTCTCGGCCAGACTGCCAGCACTGGAGGACAGATCACTGTGTATCGACTGAGTGTCCTCAAAAcatgaggagaggaagggaaagggagagagagaaaagagggaattTGAATATTTACTGCTTTGCATGAGTAACGTCATTCTAATTATCAGTCCTAAATATTTACTATTGTTTTGCAATATGATACAGGGTGAACAAATGTATTTCAGGAGACTACTGTAATGTGACCAAGTGAACTCATCTTCACGACCTGTGTCTGTGCTGTAGATTTGAAAGGGTTGACTTTTTGCATCATTCCCGTGAACATTCCAGGGTTCTGGAAGACCTGAAAGATGCACAAGTGACACAAAAAGTCCTTTCAGTACAGCAGCAACAATACCATTTTACTCTACTCACTAATATAGTCCTATAATCAGGATAATGATGCTTTAGATTCAAGGATGAACAGACAGGTTTACCTGTTTGCCTTCTGGTAGCTTTTCCTGATCCACAGTGTCTTTTGGAGGGTCCTCTTTTCtcacctaaaacacacacacacacacaaattggtACTAAATGTAAAAAACATAGTGTTGAACAACATAGACATGATCAACTGGATTATGGCTAATACCTGTGTAGAGGACCTGAATGGGTTGACTTTCTGTGTCACTCCTTTAAACACACCCAGGTTCTGCAACACATACAAGCATTATGGTTCCCTCAATTATATCACACAGAtctttttttgttaattattcaTGAAAAGGACCAGAAGTCTGACAAGTCGGATCAGTTTAGATACAGAGTATGCAGAGCATAAATCTACCTGTTTCGCTTCAGGGACATTTCCATCCAAAGTCTTCTCTGACACTGGATCTGTAGCTGTACTGGCTGTAGAGGAGGCCTGGGTGGAAGAGAAGGATCAATGAGGATCTTTGGTGTTTGTTTCCACTAAAAATAGTAGCCTGTGCCTGTATTTATAAAGCGTCTCAGAGAATGAGTGCTGATCTCGGATGACGTTCTCCctatcttattcattatgatctgaaaggctaaactgatcctagatcagaactcacTACTGTGAGGCACTTGTTTAATACAgtccctggtcccagatcagtttatcCTGCCTTGCCAAATAGAAAAATATTATATTTGTATGCCTTGCCAACTCCTACGGGAGTTGGTGTGACAATGACCTTAGGAGTTTgcaaagcaaaggtaactgaactaaatgactatcgcccacagcactcacttctgtcatcatgaagtgctttgagaggttagttaaaacctcttaagaaTCCTCCCATTTCTTTCAATTttctcctaaaatgacatacccaaatctaactgcctgtagctcagaccctgaagcaaggatatgcatattcttggtaccatttgaaaggaaacactttgaaggttgtggaaatgtgaaaggaatgtcggagaatataacacaatatatctggtaaaagataatacaaagaaaacaacaaccgttcttttgtatttttttgtaccatcatctttgaaatgcaagagaaaggccataatgtattattccagcccaggtgaaatgtagattttggccactagatggcagcagtgtatgtgcaaagtttaagACTGATTCAAaaaaccattgcatttctgttcaaaatgttgtatcagactgcacaaatgtgcctaatttgcttattaaggatcatatcacctctatcttacctgacaccctagacccacttcagtttgcttaccgccccaatagatccatagATGaagcaatcgccatcgcactgcacactaccctatccgatctgaacaagaggaatacccatgtaagaatgcggataattgactatagctcagcattcaacaccatagtaccctccaagctcatcattaagctcagggccctgggtctgaactgcgccctgtgcaactgggtcctggacttcctgatgggccgctcccaggtggtgaaggtaggaaacaacacctccacttcactgatcctcaacacaggggtccaACAAGAGCGCGTgcacagccccctcctgtactcccttgaCACAACAATagaaggcctgattaccaacaatgacgagacagccaacagggaggaggtgaggaccctgGGAGTGTGGTACCAGGAAattaacctctcactcaacgtaaaCAGaataaaggagatgatcatggacttcaggaaacagcagagggagcaagcCCCTATCTACTTTGACGGGACTGCAGTTGAGAAGGTGGAAagattcaagttcctctgtgtacacatcactgacaatctgaaatggtccacccacagtgtggtgaaggtggcacaacagcgcctcttcaacctcaggaggctgaagaaatgtgtcttgctcctaaaaaccctcacaaacttttacagatgcacaattgagagcatcctgtcgggctgtatcaccgcctggtacggcaactgcaacacccacaaccgcagggctctccagagggtggtgcggtctgcccaacacatcacagtgggcaaactacctgccctccaggacccctacagcacccgatgtcacaagaaggccaaaaagatcaagaacaacaaccacccgagccattgcTTGTTCACCcaactatcatccagaaggcgtggtcagtacaggtgcatcaaagctgggactgagagactgaataacatcttctatctcaaggccatcagactgttaaataaccaTTACTAGGCGGCTTCCACCCATATATGAAATCCtgaaccttagaggctgctgccctagatacagtaccagtctgtcacgccctgatcaatcaatcaatcaaatgtatttataaagcccttcttacatcagccaatgtcacaaagtgctgtacagaaacccagcctaaacccccaaacagcaagcaatgcaggtgtagaagcaaggtgactaggaaaaactccctaaaaaggcctgaacctaggaagaaacctagagaggaaccaggctatgaggggtggcgattataacagaacatgaccaagatgttcaaatggaAAAGATCTTATCTGTTTCTCCTGTcgttgtgcttgtctccacccccctccaggtgttgcccaccttccccattatcccctgggtacttatacctgtgttctcggtttgtctgttgccagttcgtcttgtttatCAAGTCAACAAGCGGTCTTTCACAGCTCCTGCTTTCCCccaatctctctttttctcgctctcCTGGTTATGACCTTtacctgtcctgactctgagcccgccagcctgaccactctgcctacccctgaccctgagcctgccagccgtcctgtgcctttgcccctactctggattaccgacctctgcctgacctgacctgacactaagcctgcctgccgtcctgtgccactactctggattatcgacccctgcctgccttgacctgtcgtttgcctgcccctgttgctgtagtAAACATTGTTTTTTCAACATAGTcttcattcaagggcttttctttatttgtactattttctacactgtagaataatagtgaagacatcaaaaccataaCATAACACCAATGGAAttatgcagtaaccaaaaaaagtgttaaacaaatcaaaatatactttatattttaaattcttaaaagtagccaccatttgccttgatgacagctttgcacactcttggcattctctcaaccagcttcatgagggatgcttttccaacagtcttgaggagttcccacatatgctgagcacttgttggctgcttttccttcactctgtgtttgaactcatcccaaaccatctcaattgggttgaggtcaagtgattgtggaggacaggtcatctgatgcagcactccatcactctccttggtcaaatagcccttacacacctggaggtgtgttttgggtcattttcctgttgaaaaacaaatgatagttccactaagcgcaaaccagatgggatgacgtatcgctgcagaatgctgtggtagccatgctggttaaatgtgccttgaattctaaataaatcacagacagtcaccagaaaagcaccaccacacatcacacttcttcctccatgcttcacagtgggaaccacacatgcagagatcatctgttcacctactctgcatctcacaaagacacagcggttggatccaaaaatataaaaatgttatcagaccaaaggacagatttccactagtctaatgtccattgctcgtgtttcttggcccaagtaagtctcttcttattattggtgttctttagtagtggtttctttgcagcaattcgaccatgaaggactgattcacgcagtctcctctgaacagttgatgttgagatgtgtctgttacttgaactctgtgaagcctttatttgggctgcaatctgaagtgcagttaactctgcagcagaggaaactctgggtcttcctttctgtggcggtcctcatgagagccagtttcatcatagcgcttgatcatttttgcgactgcacttgaagaaacgtacACATcttctggattgactgacattcatgtcttaaagtaatgacggaccgttgtttctctttgcttatttgagatgttcttgccataatatagacttggtcttttagcaaatagggctatcttctgtataccaaccataccttgtcacaacagaactgattggctcaaacatattaagaaggaaagaagaaattccagaaatacatttttaacaaggcacaccttttaattgaaatgcattccatgtgactacctcatgaagttggttgagagaatgccaagagtgtggaaagctgtcatcaaggcaaagggtggctactttgaagaatctcaaatataaaatatattttgatatgtttaacacttttttgattactacatgattccatatttgttatttgatagttttgatgtttttctacaatttagaaaatagtacaaattaagaaaaacccttgaatgagtaggtgtgtccaaacttttgactggtgctgtacataGACTCACTGgccattttaataatgtttacatatttttgctttactcatctcatatgtatatactgtattctaccctactgtattttagtctatgccacgccgacattgctcgtcctactatttatatatttattcattacattattttacttttagatgtgtgtattgttgtgaattgttagatattactgtactgttgcagctagaaacacaagcatttcactacacccggaataacatctgctaaacatgtgcatgtgaccaataaaatgtgatttgatttgagcagaACTAACTGATCTGGGACTAGGCTATGAAAATAGTAATCTATTTAACATTACTGATGTAGTAACCTGTGTCGTGGTTTTGAACGGGTTGACTTTCTGCATGACTCCCATCATCCCAGTCCTCTGTTGGAaagcaacaaacaaaaacacaactcATCACAAAATCTACTTACAATGGGCAGAGAGAGCATGCTCAGTTGTAGCCTTTTATAACCTTGGATTTGGGGAGCAGCTACCTCTCAGTGTTATTCTACTGAAAACAATTGTTTGATCATGGTTAACAGTCAATTGCATCAACTGCATCGTTGTATCGTCTGTAAAAACAACAAACTTTTCGTTAGTGTTGTGTTCACCGACGATACAATGGGGATGTATTAGCTGCTCTTAGCAAAGTGGGCATATTTACATACACTGGCGTTGCTTTCAGTTGTATTGGGTTGCACAAAAACAGTCTGCGGGAATCCAGAAGTGAAATACAATTCCATTTCAACTTACTGTGCCAGTGGACAGGAAGGTTGGTCATTATGACGGGGGAATTTGAAACAAAATATCGAAAGGATTGTATTATTAAACAGACTTTCCAAACGTGGGTGTGTCGTCGACCCACTTCCTCTCGGCTTACCTCATGTCAAAATATAAGTCCAACACAAGTTATTCCTTTTTTGCCCACTTATGGCGCATGTGCAGGACATCTATTTTGACATGAGGTAAGCCGAGAGGAAGTGGGTCTACGACACACCCACGTTTGGAAATTCTGTTTAATAATACGATCCTTACGATATTTTGTCtcaaatcacctctgtcataatgACCAAATATCCTACCCACCGGCACAGTAAGTTGAAATGGATTTGTATTTAACTTCTGTCTTCCTGTGGACTGTTTTTGTGCAACCCAATACAATTGAAAGCATTGCTAGTGAATGGAAATACACCCGTGTTGCTAAAAGCAGGTTATTTTGggcttaggtttagggttagaattagtgttagggttaagggtcagtggttaggtttagggaaaataggattttgaatgggaatcaattgttgctCCCCAAAAAGTCCTCACAAGTATACTAAGACagagatgtatgtgtgtgtcagtacaGCATTTTAAGTCACTCTTCTAAGTCACCCCCCCACTCTCACCcccctacgctgctgctactctctgttattatctatgcatagtcaattgaataactctacctacatgtacatacctcaattacctcgactccggtgcccccgcacattgactcggtaccggtaacccctgtatatagtcccgcTATTGTTaattactgctgctctttaattatttgttgatCTTATCGCTTAAttttgggggtattttcttaaaactgcatcgttggttaaagggcttgtaagtaagcaggtgtaaggttgtatttggcgcatgtgacaaatacaatttgatttgatacctgTGAGTTACTGCTCGTATCATTCTCTTTGTTCAAGCGGTGTGCGGTTGGGTTGCTCATCTCCTGTGTGAAGACAGAAGACATCAATATCATGGACCAAATGAATGAGTAAAACGAATTAATTACAAAAAGAACGATGAAAGAAACACTATTTGTCCGTTCAATAGGACACTTTTTTTGTATCAGGATTCACACAACCACATACACACATCACATGAGCTCACTGGATTCAATGGGACactgggggtggggtggggggtaaAAACAATGATACGTTTATAACATTACTGTGCTTTACAGTTTTTACAAACTAGTacttaa
This Oncorhynchus clarkii lewisi isolate Uvic-CL-2024 chromosome 21, UVic_Ocla_1.0, whole genome shotgun sequence DNA region includes the following protein-coding sequences:
- the LOC139378863 gene encoding mucin-16-like isoform X2, encoding MNSPRRDNKSSPVVPPRPSSEEMSNPTAHRLNKENDTSSNSQRTGMMGVMQKVNPFKTTTQVTTSASSTASTATDPVSEKTLDGNVPEAKQNLGVFKGVTQKVNPFRSSTQVRKEDPPKDTVDQEKLPEGKQVFQNPGMFTGMMQKVNPFKSTAQTQDTQSIHSDLSSSAGSLAENTTTERQVRKEDPSTDTVDHQVTAKLPEAKQNPGMFTGMMQKVNPFKSTAQNQVLMSMMDTQAIHSNLSSSADSLASTGRQVIKDDPLTDCVDHHTTEKLPESKPQNPGMFMGMMQKANPFKSTTPIQDTQSIHSDLSSSSGSLAESNSSAGKQNPGMFKGMMQKVNPFKSTALTQETQPSYSDSSSSSDSLSDTSVFSPAENQTVWYTDNEATSSVKSGPPPPQENKKRTGTFQIRRILPGALFGYEAKNTDAQPTAQAGLVDVQTLEMAAVPVPGEGNPPDSEDKEEGLMDWWQTVEGWETWKESNTFDADEGEMAVEAVADRVFMAARLFVRLFNQRGASLQQRILELLSLADAADSFHKKTVKASVGGGVASVAGSITTITGLILAPFTMGTSLIVTAVGIGVATAGGVASASANITDTVHSKTDRKKVEKMIQDYQEEMKDIKECLDFLQVGMETLEEWDFDQYVDSISKKYLNQNVKHVMKEGGRAGKALLINTESLINTVQVLNVAGGAAKAAQVMSVTTGVMSGLFLALDVFFLAKDSIELNKGAKTEFAGKIREVCKDLQNGLLELNRIKEQLQKTMDGIEVVEEEEEEEEVYESDPEKLAQLEE
- the LOC139378863 gene encoding uncharacterized protein isoform X8; the encoded protein is MNSPRRDNKSSPVVPPRPSSEEMSNPTAHRLNKENDTSSNSQRTGMMGVMQKVNPFKTTTQVTTSASSTASTATDPVSEKTLDGNVPEAKQNLGVFKGVTQKVNPFRSSTQVRKEDPPKDTVDQEKLPEGKQVFQNPGMFTGMMQKVNPFKSTAQTQDTQSIHSDLSSSAGSLAENTTTERQVRKEDPSTDTVDHQVTAKLPEAKQDTQAIHSNLSSSADSLASTGRQVIKDDPLTDCVDHHTTEKLPESKPQQNPGMFMGMMQKANPFKSTTPIQDTQSIHSDLSSSSGSLAESNSSAGKQNPGMFKGMMQKVNPFKSTALTQETQPSYSDSSSSSDSLSDTSVFSPAENQTVWYTDNEATSSVKSGPPPPQENKKRTGTFQIRRILPGALFGYEAKNTDAQPTAQAGLVDVQTLEMAAVPVPGEGNPPDSEDKEEGLMDWWQTVEGWETWKESNTFDADEGEMAVEAVADRVFMAARLFVRLFNQRGASLQQRILELLSLADAADSFHKKTVKASVGGGVASVAGSITTITGLILAPFTMGTSLIVTAVGIGVATAGGVASASANITDTVHSKTDRKKVEKMIQDYQEEMKDIKECLDFLQVGMETLEEWDFDQYVDSISKKYLNQNVKHVMKEGGRAGKALLINTESLINTVQVLNVAGGAAKAAQVMSVTTGVMSGLFLALDVFFLAKDSIELNKGAKTEFAGKIREVCKDLQNGLLELNRIKEQLQKTMDGIEVVEEEEEEEEVYESDPEKLAQLEE
- the LOC139378863 gene encoding uncharacterized protein isoform X7 is translated as MSNPTAHRLNKENDTSSNSQRTGMMGVMQKVNPFKTTTQASSTASTATDPVSEKTLDGNVPEAKQNLGVFKGVTQKVNPFRSSTQVRKEDPPKDTVDQEKLPEGKQVFQNPGMFTGMMQKVNPFKSTAQTQDTQSIHSDLSSSAGSLAENTTTERQVRKEDPSTDTVDHQVTAKLPEAKQNPGMFTGMMQKVNPFKSTAQNQVLMSMMDTQAIHSNLSSSADSLASTGRQVIKDDPLTDCVDHHTTEKLPESKPQQNPGMFMGMMQKANPFKSTTPIQDTQSIHSDLSSSSGSLAESNSSAGKQNPGMFKGMMQKVNPFKSTALTQETQPSYSDSSSSSDSLSDTSVFSPAENQTVWYTDNEATSSVKSGPPPPQENKKRTGTFQIRRILPGALFGYEAKNTDAQPTAQAGLVDVQTLEMAAVPVPGEGNPPDSEDKEEGLMDWWQTVEGWETWKESNTFDADEGEMAVEAVADRVFMAARLFVRLFNQRGASLQQRILELLSLADAADSFHKKTVKASVGGGVASVAGSITTITGLILAPFTMGTSLIVTAVGIGVATAGGVASASANITDTVHSKTDRKKVEKMIQDYQEEMKDIKECLDFLQVGMETLEEWDFDQYVDSISKKYLNQNVKHVMKEGGRAGKALLINTESLINTVQVLNVAGGAAKAAQVMSVTTGVMSGLFLALDVFFLAKDSIELNKGAKTEFAGKIREVCKDLQNGLLELNRIKEQLQKTMDGIEVVEEEEEEEEVYESDPEKLAQLEE